One Halovivax ruber XH-70 genomic region harbors:
- a CDS encoding DUF2267 domain-containing protein, whose product MNFDEFTGEVQHRLEFPDTGRTVRAIRATLMPLGQRIPAGNAEDLAANLPLEIKWYMTGAVADHGQRFDWSEYLSRVSEIEGEGVEDAEAVYHARVIVDLVAEIVPASDFRQLRDQLPESQHDQNWRKLFEIVDAGGWDETAGRGDTGGTGPEDQAPVEEE is encoded by the coding sequence ATGAACTTCGACGAGTTCACCGGCGAGGTCCAGCACCGACTCGAGTTCCCGGACACCGGTCGGACCGTCCGGGCCATCCGGGCGACCCTCATGCCCCTCGGACAGCGGATCCCTGCGGGGAACGCCGAGGATCTCGCGGCGAACCTGCCCCTCGAGATCAAGTGGTACATGACCGGCGCCGTCGCCGACCACGGCCAGCGCTTCGACTGGAGCGAGTACCTCTCCCGCGTCAGCGAGATCGAGGGCGAGGGCGTCGAGGACGCCGAGGCCGTCTACCACGCCCGTGTCATCGTCGACCTGGTGGCCGAAATCGTGCCCGCTTCGGACTTCCGGCAGCTTCGCGACCAGCTCCCCGAGAGCCAGCACGACCAGAACTGGCGGAAGCTCTTCGAAATCGTCGACGCCGGCGGCTGGGACGAGACCGCCGGACGCGGCGATACCGGCGGGACGGGCCCGGAAGACCAGGCGCCGGTCGAAGAGGAGTGA
- a CDS encoding MgtC/SapB family protein → MLDALAVPDLLIRVLVAIATGGLIGLERERLPRRKYAGLRTMAFLCGAGPIVVYVGDRAGQAAVVGVYLALAAVIAVLVAYIRFSLDHANVGLTTSVTVFIVALLGLLVGYGAFFESTSIAILLVALLAERDRLHRYVGAISDHELLDSLKLAALVFILYPVLPAEPVDPYGVVSLREVLLFTIFVLAIQFASYVSMRQFGGSRGLALTGLLAGGANSFAAAGVLARFATQSADADDAASAAVLLATTTMIVRNVGIAVVLAVGMLRTLWLPTVAMVTVALALAGYRWCFGDIRDDFDIDFGSPLSLAAAAKFAVAYVAILLVSVLSQEFLSDFGLYATAFAGGLVSSAAVSVTAATVLTGGSVGVDRVAGMVLLGIVASVTSKIALIEFVSSRLRSKIAGPLAAVAAVGILAFVAL, encoded by the coding sequence ATGCTAGATGCTCTCGCCGTGCCGGACTTGCTGATCCGGGTGCTCGTCGCGATAGCCACGGGCGGGCTGATCGGTCTGGAACGCGAGCGGCTCCCGAGGCGGAAGTACGCGGGACTGCGGACGATGGCGTTTCTCTGCGGGGCCGGCCCGATCGTGGTTTACGTCGGCGACCGGGCGGGCCAGGCGGCCGTCGTCGGCGTCTACCTGGCCCTAGCCGCTGTCATCGCCGTCCTCGTCGCGTACATTCGATTCTCGCTGGACCACGCCAATGTCGGCCTCACCACATCTGTCACCGTCTTCATCGTCGCGCTCCTCGGCCTCCTCGTCGGGTACGGCGCGTTCTTCGAGTCCACGTCCATCGCTATCCTGCTGGTCGCGCTCCTGGCGGAGCGAGATCGGCTACACCGATACGTCGGGGCCATCTCCGATCACGAACTCCTCGACTCGCTCAAACTCGCGGCCCTGGTGTTCATCCTGTACCCCGTGCTTCCGGCCGAACCCGTCGACCCGTACGGCGTCGTCTCTCTCCGGGAAGTGCTGCTGTTTACGATTTTCGTGCTTGCGATCCAGTTCGCGTCCTACGTCTCGATGCGCCAGTTCGGCGGCTCGCGGGGGCTAGCCCTCACCGGCCTCCTCGCCGGCGGAGCGAACTCGTTCGCGGCGGCCGGCGTCCTCGCCCGGTTCGCGACGCAGTCCGCGGATGCGGACGACGCGGCATCGGCGGCGGTGTTGCTGGCCACCACGACGATGATCGTCAGGAACGTCGGGATCGCCGTCGTCCTCGCGGTCGGGATGCTCAGAACCCTCTGGCTGCCGACGGTCGCGATGGTGACCGTCGCGCTCGCGCTCGCCGGTTACCGGTGGTGCTTCGGCGACATCAGGGACGACTTCGACATCGACTTCGGTTCCCCGCTCTCGCTGGCCGCGGCGGCCAAGTTCGCCGTCGCCTACGTCGCCATCCTGCTCGTCTCCGTCCTCTCGCAGGAATTCCTCAGCGATTTCGGTCTGTACGCGACGGCCTTCGCCGGCGGACTCGTCTCTTCGGCCGCCGTCTCGGTGACCGCCGCGACGGTGCTGACCGGCGGGTCGGTCGGCGTCGACCGCGTCGCGGGCATGGTCCTGCTGGGCATCGTCGCGAGCGTGACCTCGAAAATCGCGCTGATCGAGTTCGTCAGTAGTCGTCTCCGGTCGAAGATCGCCGGCCCGCTGGCGGCCGTCGCCGCGGTTGGTATCCTCGCCTTCGTGGCGCTGTGA
- a CDS encoding universal stress protein, which translates to MTFVVPFDGSDLAEAALVRAVEYGAALDVAVTAVTVVPERTRYAREKSWIGRDENYDPGRVVESLRGRVETLAPEASFDFERIREFPPEAEIAEHIGALALEHDPAVVFLGSDNVGRVVTPLASVGVHVAAEDDYDVFIVRRPSPPRIDAVERHDAFYDA; encoded by the coding sequence ATGACGTTCGTCGTCCCGTTCGATGGATCGGACCTCGCGGAAGCCGCGCTCGTCAGGGCCGTCGAGTACGGGGCCGCGCTCGACGTTGCTGTCACCGCCGTCACGGTAGTTCCCGAACGCACGCGGTACGCGCGCGAGAAAAGCTGGATCGGCCGGGACGAGAACTACGACCCCGGTCGCGTGGTCGAGTCGCTCCGCGGGCGCGTCGAAACCCTGGCGCCGGAGGCGTCGTTCGATTTCGAGCGCATCCGCGAGTTCCCGCCTGAGGCCGAGATCGCCGAGCACATCGGGGCGCTGGCGTTGGAACACGACCCGGCCGTCGTCTTCCTCGGCAGCGACAACGTCGGTCGCGTCGTGACGCCGCTGGCGAGCGTCGGCGTCCACGTCGCCGCGGAGGACGACTACGATGTGTTCATCGTCCGCCGGCCAAGCCCACCCCGAATCGACGCTGTCGAGCGCCACGACGCGTTCTACGACGCGTAG
- a CDS encoding universal stress protein, with protein MTPRASIETILIPTDGSVGARVGAARGLELAATAGAAVHVLAVVDESWIGSAVADDDAESARSELVAAAEEAVETVERMAAELDPDLSVTTAVERGSVVDEIVAYTESADVDAIAMGTKGLTGLDHVVLGSVTETVLRTVSVPVLAIPPAARDGSLTTDGVADILLPTDGSKGAAAAVDWGIGVADRLDAMVHALFSVDTSRLVSASDPQDVLSHLEREGQDALGVVRNRARDRGCSVTGTVASGPAVDVILAYLDEHDIDLVVMGTHGRSGLGQHLLGSTTENVVRNAAVPLFCVPLPNR; from the coding sequence ATGACGCCCCGCGCATCGATCGAGACGATACTGATACCGACCGATGGGAGCGTCGGCGCACGTGTCGGCGCGGCCCGCGGACTCGAACTGGCCGCTACCGCGGGCGCGGCCGTCCACGTGCTGGCGGTCGTCGACGAGAGCTGGATCGGTAGCGCGGTCGCTGACGACGACGCCGAGTCCGCCCGCTCGGAGCTGGTCGCGGCGGCCGAGGAAGCCGTCGAAACCGTCGAACGGATGGCCGCGGAACTGGATCCCGACCTCTCGGTGACGACGGCGGTCGAGCGCGGATCGGTCGTCGACGAAATCGTGGCGTACACCGAATCGGCCGACGTCGACGCGATCGCCATGGGGACGAAGGGGCTGACGGGACTCGACCACGTCGTGCTCGGGAGCGTCACCGAAACCGTGCTTCGCACGGTGTCCGTCCCGGTCCTAGCGATCCCGCCCGCGGCCCGCGACGGGTCGCTCACGACCGACGGCGTCGCGGACATCTTGCTACCGACGGACGGAAGCAAGGGTGCCGCGGCCGCCGTCGACTGGGGAATCGGCGTCGCCGACCGCCTGGACGCCATGGTTCATGCGCTGTTTTCGGTCGATACCAGTCGGCTGGTATCTGCGTCCGACCCGCAAGACGTCCTCTCGCACCTAGAGCGAGAAGGGCAGGACGCCCTCGGGGTGGTCCGGAATCGGGCACGTGACCGGGGCTGTAGCGTCACGGGGACGGTCGCGAGCGGGCCGGCAGTGGACGTGATCCTCGCGTACCTCGACGAACACGACATCGACCTCGTCGTCATGGGAACGCACGGTCGCTCGGGCCTCGGGCAACACCTCCTCGGAAGTACCACGGAAAACGTGGTGCGAAACGCCGCGGTGCCGCTCTTCTGTGTCCCGCTGCCGAACCGCTAG
- a CDS encoding VanZ family protein codes for MTRFYRLARTQWSAIGLVTLILVCGSLFPLPFRRRPEFERFGPDKVLHFLGYAAFAVLLTDALTDEGLDFAPAGIVSVCSSAAIAVWTGRLQRYVPGRAHERADVVAGILGACGGVLWRFATADSRIGGGERGSNGQESARSAVDARRDRELPRCPRRREANRRG; via the coding sequence ATGACGCGTTTCTATCGTCTCGCCCGGACGCAGTGGTCCGCCATCGGCCTCGTGACGCTGATCCTCGTTTGCGGATCGCTCTTCCCCCTCCCGTTCCGGCGCCGCCCGGAATTCGAGCGGTTCGGACCGGACAAGGTCCTTCACTTCCTCGGATATGCGGCCTTCGCAGTGCTGCTCACGGACGCGCTTACCGACGAGGGACTGGATTTCGCCCCGGCCGGGATCGTGTCGGTCTGTAGTTCCGCCGCGATCGCAGTCTGGACCGGCCGTCTCCAGCGGTACGTTCCGGGACGGGCCCACGAACGAGCGGACGTCGTCGCCGGAATCCTCGGGGCCTGTGGTGGCGTCCTGTGGCGATTCGCCACCGCAGACTCGCGCATCGGCGGCGGCGAGCGCGGATCCAACGGACAGGAATCCGCTCGATCGGCTGTCGACGCGCGGCGCGACCGAGAGCTCCCTCGGTGTCCGAGGCGTCGCGAGGCGAACCGGCGCGGGTAA
- a CDS encoding cation-translocating P-type ATPase: MSEAITAESDDWYAAPVEDVYDAHETDGRGLSSDDAESRLEEYGPNRLPRAARTPAWRIVARQFKDPLIYVLIVAGVVSLAIGEQLDAAFITAVLAINAVIGSLQEWQAEKSTRALQELIEERATVVRDGETRDIDSDAVVPGDVVRLESGDRVPADVRLTATADLRIDEAPLTGESEPVAKDENWEATAETSLGDRRNMAYAGTSVARGRGTGVVVDTGTNTKIGQLAADVTTLEGERPPLVTRMERFTRVIGVAVLVAAALIAVLGVVVHEYDVLVMFLFAVALAVSAIPEGLPVGMTVALGVASRRMADVGVIVRQMVAVEGLGSCTMIASDKTGTLTANELTVTQIRLADGTTYDVTGEGYEPDGTVRENGEEVDVEAHDHLDRIARAAVLCNEGTLALRNDEWSWRGDPTDIALLSLGRKLGWTSAEAREEYPQVGEIPFESEQRYAATFHRADETVRLFVKGAPERVLEMCEDARPDASLTALEAEAEAMAKEGYRVLAVAERTLEERVDTEGPPDEPDELTFLGFLGLMDPLRSGAEEAVADARKAGVTVTMITGDHPETALTIARELGLAEERDDVITGAELADVSGGELQEILEDTRVFARVSPSQKLAIVEAAGDAGHYVAVTGDGVNDAPALRQANIGIAMGQMGTDVARDESELVLSDDNFVSIVDGIREGRIAYDNIRKIVYLLVSTGAAEVVLIMLAILAGLPLPLTPVQILWLNLVTNGIQDVALAFEPEENDVLDRPPRSPTERVFDRLMVERTVIGALVMGPLAFVVFVWLLGAGLPETAARNHILLLMVMFEIVNVGNARSETVSLFRLSPLASPILLTGTIIAFLVHVAAMHLEPLRSLLEAAPVSPGVWLGLAAVALAVAAAIELHKVWWSRRSQRAV; the protein is encoded by the coding sequence ATGAGTGAGGCGATCACGGCAGAGTCCGACGACTGGTACGCCGCGCCCGTCGAGGACGTTTACGACGCGCACGAAACCGACGGACGGGGGCTTTCGAGCGACGACGCCGAATCCCGTCTGGAGGAGTACGGGCCGAATCGCCTCCCCCGGGCGGCCCGCACGCCGGCCTGGCGGATCGTCGCCCGACAGTTCAAAGATCCGCTCATCTACGTTCTCATCGTCGCGGGCGTCGTCTCGCTCGCCATCGGCGAACAGTTAGACGCCGCGTTCATCACGGCGGTCCTGGCGATCAACGCGGTCATCGGCAGCCTCCAGGAGTGGCAGGCCGAGAAGAGCACTCGAGCGCTGCAGGAACTGATCGAGGAGCGCGCGACCGTCGTCCGCGACGGGGAAACGCGCGATATCGACAGCGACGCGGTCGTCCCGGGTGACGTCGTGCGCCTGGAGTCGGGCGACCGGGTTCCCGCCGACGTTCGCCTGACCGCGACCGCCGACCTCAGGATCGACGAGGCGCCGCTTACGGGGGAATCCGAGCCCGTGGCGAAGGACGAGAACTGGGAAGCGACGGCGGAGACGTCGCTCGGCGACCGGCGCAACATGGCGTACGCGGGGACGAGCGTGGCACGGGGACGGGGGACAGGGGTCGTCGTCGACACCGGGACGAACACGAAGATCGGCCAACTGGCGGCGGACGTGACCACCCTCGAGGGCGAGCGACCCCCGCTCGTGACGCGGATGGAGCGATTCACGCGCGTGATCGGCGTCGCGGTCCTCGTCGCGGCGGCGCTCATCGCGGTGTTGGGAGTCGTGGTCCACGAGTACGACGTGCTCGTGATGTTCCTGTTCGCGGTCGCCCTGGCGGTCTCGGCGATCCCCGAAGGGCTTCCCGTCGGCATGACCGTCGCGCTGGGGGTCGCCAGCCGTCGGATGGCAGACGTCGGCGTCATCGTCCGACAGATGGTCGCGGTCGAAGGGCTCGGGAGCTGTACCATGATCGCGTCGGACAAGACGGGCACGCTCACCGCCAACGAACTCACCGTCACGCAGATTCGACTGGCCGACGGGACCACATACGACGTAACCGGGGAGGGGTACGAACCGGACGGGACCGTCCGCGAGAACGGCGAGGAGGTCGACGTCGAGGCCCACGACCACCTCGATCGAATCGCACGAGCGGCGGTTCTCTGTAACGAGGGAACGCTCGCTCTGCGGAACGACGAGTGGTCCTGGCGCGGCGATCCGACCGACATCGCGTTGCTCTCCCTGGGTCGCAAGCTCGGGTGGACGAGTGCCGAAGCGCGCGAGGAGTACCCTCAGGTCGGGGAGATCCCCTTCGAATCCGAGCAGCGGTACGCGGCCACGTTCCACCGGGCGGACGAGACGGTCCGGCTGTTCGTCAAGGGAGCCCCGGAACGCGTCCTGGAGATGTGCGAAGACGCGCGTCCGGACGCCTCGCTGACGGCTCTCGAAGCCGAAGCGGAGGCGATGGCGAAGGAGGGGTACCGCGTCCTCGCGGTCGCCGAACGGACGCTCGAGGAACGAGTCGATACCGAGGGACCGCCCGACGAGCCCGACGAGCTCACGTTCCTGGGGTTTCTCGGTCTTATGGACCCGCTCCGGTCGGGGGCCGAGGAGGCGGTCGCGGACGCGCGCAAAGCTGGTGTCACCGTCACGATGATCACCGGCGACCATCCCGAGACGGCCCTGACGATCGCCCGGGAACTCGGGCTGGCCGAGGAGCGAGACGACGTGATAACGGGCGCGGAACTGGCCGACGTCTCGGGCGGTGAACTGCAGGAGATACTCGAGGACACGCGGGTGTTCGCGCGGGTTTCCCCGTCGCAGAAACTCGCCATCGTCGAGGCGGCCGGCGACGCCGGCCACTACGTCGCCGTCACCGGCGACGGCGTCAACGACGCGCCGGCGCTGCGGCAGGCGAACATCGGCATCGCGATGGGGCAGATGGGAACCGACGTCGCCCGCGACGAATCGGAGCTCGTCCTCAGCGACGACAATTTCGTCTCGATCGTCGACGGGATCAGGGAGGGGCGGATCGCGTACGACAACATCCGGAAGATCGTCTACTTGCTGGTGTCGACCGGGGCGGCCGAGGTCGTCCTCATCATGCTGGCGATCCTCGCCGGATTGCCCCTCCCGCTGACGCCCGTGCAGATCCTCTGGCTCAACCTCGTCACGAACGGCATCCAGGACGTCGCGCTGGCGTTCGAACCCGAAGAGAACGACGTCCTGGACAGGCCGCCCCGCTCGCCGACGGAGCGGGTCTTCGATCGCCTCATGGTCGAACGGACGGTCATCGGGGCGCTCGTCATGGGACCACTCGCGTTCGTGGTATTCGTCTGGTTGCTCGGTGCGGGGCTCCCCGAGACGGCCGCCCGCAACCACATCCTGTTGTTGATGGTGATGTTCGAGATCGTCAACGTCGGCAACGCCCGCTCGGAGACCGTCTCGCTGTTCCGACTCTCGCCGCTTGCGAGCCCGATCCTCCTGACGGGGACGATCATCGCCTTCCTCGTCCACGTGGCCGCGATGCATCTCGAACCCCTCCGATCGCTCCTCGAAGCGGCGCCAGTTTCGCCGGGCGTCTGGCTCGGTCTGGCCGCCGTCGCACTCGCCGTCGCGGCCGCCATCGAGCTTCACAAGGTGTGGTGGAGTCGTCGGTCCCAACGGGCGGTATGA
- a CDS encoding universal stress protein — MGTTVLVPVDGSSQSDDALAEAFELFPDARVVVLHVVQVTRIPSDPEVSPYELARAEGEAILEEARELAAANGRAVETELVEGNAPRTIVEAIDDHDADHVVMGSTGRSGLSRVVLGSVAEAVTRRSPVSVTIVR; from the coding sequence ATGGGAACCACCGTCCTCGTCCCCGTCGACGGCTCGTCGCAGTCGGACGATGCGCTCGCCGAAGCCTTCGAGCTGTTTCCGGACGCCAGGGTCGTCGTCTTGCACGTGGTGCAGGTCACTCGAATCCCGTCCGATCCGGAAGTGTCGCCCTACGAACTCGCGCGAGCTGAGGGGGAGGCGATTCTCGAGGAGGCGAGGGAGCTGGCGGCCGCGAACGGGCGTGCCGTCGAGACCGAACTCGTCGAAGGCAACGCCCCGCGGACGATCGTCGAGGCCATCGACGACCACGACGCCGATCACGTCGTGATGGGGAGCACCGGGCGCTCCGGCCTCTCCAGGGTGGTGCTCGGAAGCGTCGCGGAAGCGGTAACGCGTCGGTCCCCCGTTTCGGTCACGATCGTTCGGTGA
- a CDS encoding universal stress protein: MTKSVLVPVDGSEQSERALDYALEAFPDASITLLYVFEGGPPEIHLEQRGQDYDALRERRHGMLERLVADRPFEGDVDTAVRIGRPSREIVACADDRAVDHILVGSHGRDGASRVLLGSVAETVVRRAPVPVTVVR; the protein is encoded by the coding sequence ATGACGAAATCCGTCCTCGTCCCCGTCGACGGTTCGGAACAGTCAGAACGGGCGCTCGACTACGCCCTCGAAGCCTTCCCGGATGCGTCGATCACGCTCCTGTACGTGTTCGAGGGGGGACCGCCCGAGATTCACCTTGAACAGCGGGGACAAGATTACGACGCCCTGCGGGAGCGACGCCACGGGATGCTCGAACGGCTGGTCGCGGACCGACCGTTCGAGGGCGACGTCGACACCGCGGTCAGGATCGGTCGCCCGTCGCGAGAGATCGTCGCGTGCGCCGACGATCGCGCCGTCGACCACATTCTTGTGGGAAGCCACGGCCGGGACGGCGCATCGCGGGTGCTCCTCGGGAGCGTCGCCGAGACGGTCGTCCGCCGGGCGCCCGTCCCGGTGACGGTCGTCAGGTGA
- a CDS encoding glycosyltransferase has translation MHAPSLPDRSIEAYAPVTGADRLDRLRSLAAALSDVRVLHVNSTATGGGVAELLPSIVPVCIDLGVDTDWLVMDADDDFFEVTKATHNGLQGDAEPLTEEMKATYRETTERNAAELEGAYDLVVIHDPQPLGMIDRLERTMPGAPIVWRCHIDLTDPSDEYLAFVSEYATRVDNAIFSRSAYGAEIDVPAQSVVHPSIDPLTAKNRSLDAETAAAERDRLDPLSFDAPLVTQISRFDPWKDQFGTLEAFRRAREEIPDLQLALVGSMAGDDPEGVELYERVAREAVDEPDVHVLTDRPDVTVNLLQRESDVVVQKSLREGFGLVVSEALWKRTPVVGSNVGGIPLQIEDGHTGYLVEPDDVAGAADRIVALLDDEDRRTTYGENAREHVREHFLLPRQLADLLAVFAEVLDRDGPG, from the coding sequence ATGCACGCTCCATCACTCCCGGATCGATCGATCGAGGCGTACGCACCCGTGACGGGAGCCGATCGACTCGACCGGCTCCGATCGCTCGCCGCGGCGCTTTCGGACGTCCGGGTCCTCCACGTCAACTCGACCGCGACCGGCGGCGGCGTCGCCGAGTTGCTCCCTTCGATCGTTCCGGTGTGCATCGATCTCGGCGTCGACACCGACTGGCTCGTCATGGACGCCGACGACGACTTCTTCGAAGTGACGAAGGCGACCCACAACGGGCTCCAGGGTGACGCCGAGCCGCTGACCGAGGAGATGAAAGCCACCTACCGCGAGACGACCGAGCGAAACGCGGCCGAGCTGGAGGGCGCGTACGACCTCGTCGTGATCCACGATCCCCAGCCCCTCGGGATGATCGACCGGCTCGAGCGAACGATGCCCGGGGCCCCGATCGTCTGGCGCTGTCACATCGACCTCACCGATCCCTCCGACGAGTACCTCGCGTTCGTCTCGGAGTACGCGACTCGGGTCGACAACGCGATCTTCAGCCGGTCGGCCTACGGGGCGGAGATCGACGTCCCGGCCCAGAGCGTGGTCCACCCGTCGATCGATCCGCTGACGGCGAAGAACCGCTCGCTCGACGCGGAGACGGCGGCTGCCGAGCGCGACCGGCTGGATCCGCTGTCGTTCGACGCGCCGCTCGTCACGCAAATCTCGCGCTTCGACCCGTGGAAGGACCAGTTCGGCACTCTCGAGGCGTTCCGCCGCGCTCGCGAGGAGATTCCGGACCTCCAGCTGGCGCTGGTCGGGAGCATGGCCGGCGACGATCCGGAGGGCGTGGAGCTGTACGAGCGCGTCGCCAGGGAAGCGGTCGACGAACCGGACGTCCACGTGCTGACCGATCGCCCGGACGTGACGGTGAACCTCCTCCAGCGCGAGTCCGACGTCGTCGTCCAGAAGTCGCTTCGCGAGGGGTTCGGTCTCGTCGTCTCGGAGGCCCTCTGGAAGCGCACGCCGGTCGTCGGCTCGAACGTCGGGGGGATCCCCCTGCAGATCGAAGACGGCCACACTGGGTACCTCGTCGAACCGGATGACGTCGCCGGCGCCGCCGACCGGATCGTCGCCCTCCTCGACGACGAGGACCGGCGAACGACGTACGGCGAGAACGCGCGAGAACACGTTCGCGAGCACTTCTTGCTTCCCCGCCAGCTCGCCGACCTGCTCGCGGTCTTCGCCGAGGTGCTCGATCGCGACGGCCCGGGCTGA
- a CDS encoding universal stress protein encodes MSRLIESILIPTDGSEGALAGAKYGIALASRTGADVHVLTIVDARHVPADAETVLAELEADAEEAVEAVASMVEAADADTEVVTAVERGTPFQSIREYAHRREIDVIAMGTKGRTGIDRILLGSVTENVLRTARTPVLAVPPNAPVSDAAGVTFERLLLPTDGSEGAAIATDWGIALATHLDAMVHVMSAVDTSPFPGGREPDALREELERRGEAAIETVRERAEEAAVGVSDSVETGDPVTAITAAASDYGADLIVMGTHGQTGVGQWFLGSVTENVVGQADVPVFCVPVAAESP; translated from the coding sequence ATGAGCCGGCTCATCGAGTCGATACTGATTCCGACGGACGGCAGCGAGGGGGCGCTCGCGGGCGCGAAGTACGGGATCGCGCTCGCGTCGCGAACCGGTGCCGACGTACACGTCCTCACCATCGTCGACGCCCGACACGTCCCGGCCGACGCCGAAACGGTCCTGGCCGAGCTCGAGGCGGACGCGGAGGAAGCGGTCGAGGCGGTCGCGAGCATGGTCGAGGCTGCCGACGCGGACACCGAAGTCGTGACCGCTGTCGAGCGGGGGACGCCGTTCCAGTCGATCAGGGAGTACGCCCACAGACGGGAGATCGACGTCATCGCGATGGGAACGAAGGGTCGGACCGGCATCGACAGGATTCTCCTGGGGAGCGTCACCGAGAACGTGCTCCGGACGGCGCGCACGCCGGTGCTCGCCGTCCCCCCGAACGCCCCGGTCTCCGACGCCGCGGGCGTGACGTTCGAACGGCTCCTCCTGCCGACCGACGGCAGCGAGGGCGCCGCGATCGCGACCGACTGGGGGATCGCCCTGGCGACGCACCTGGACGCGATGGTCCACGTGATGTCCGCCGTCGACACGAGTCCGTTCCCCGGCGGCCGGGAGCCGGACGCCCTCCGCGAGGAACTCGAGCGTCGCGGCGAGGCGGCGATCGAAACGGTCCGGGAGCGCGCGGAGGAGGCCGCAGTCGGCGTCTCCGACTCCGTCGAGACGGGCGATCCGGTGACGGCGATCACCGCGGCCGCGAGCGACTACGGCGCCGACCTGATCGTCATGGGGACCCACGGCCAGACCGGAGTCGGGCAGTGGTTCCTCGGGAGCGTCACCGAAAACGTCGTTGGCCAGGCCGACGTGCCGGTGTTCTGCGTCCCGGTCGCCGCCGAGTCGCCGTGA
- the deoC gene encoding deoxyribose-phosphate aldolase yields the protein MALIEDLRDDPERITSLIEHTNVDPAATDAEIRELCAEVREYDFRSAVVVPYHARLADELLGDHANVVVVVGFPYGIQNPAAKRAEVEALQEYADEFDMVMNRTAFATDDHETVVEDVAAVNDAVGGKPLKCIIESPALSAAEIRRAAELVERGGADIVKTAVGYDGATNPAEVRAIRESVSDETGVKASGGISDFEAALEMVEAGATHLGASSGVDIVDSIE from the coding sequence ATGGCACTGATTGAGGACCTCCGGGACGATCCGGAACGCATCACCTCGCTCATTGAGCACACGAACGTCGATCCGGCCGCGACCGACGCCGAGATCCGCGAGCTCTGTGCGGAGGTTCGCGAGTACGACTTCCGATCGGCAGTCGTGGTACCGTACCACGCGAGGTTGGCCGACGAACTGCTCGGCGATCACGCGAACGTCGTGGTCGTCGTCGGCTTTCCGTACGGGATCCAGAACCCGGCGGCGAAACGCGCCGAGGTCGAGGCGTTGCAGGAGTACGCCGACGAATTCGACATGGTGATGAACCGAACAGCGTTCGCCACCGACGATCACGAAACCGTCGTCGAGGACGTCGCGGCCGTCAACGACGCGGTCGGGGGAAAGCCGTTGAAGTGCATCATCGAGTCGCCGGCACTGTCGGCGGCGGAGATCCGCCGTGCGGCGGAACTGGTCGAGCGGGGCGGCGCCGACATCGTCAAGACGGCCGTCGGCTACGACGGGGCGACGAATCCGGCGGAAGTCCGTGCCATCCGGGAGTCGGTCTCCGACGAGACGGGTGTCAAGGCCTCAGGCGGGATCAGCGACTTCGAAGCGGCCCTGGAGATGGTCGAGGCGGGGGCAACTCATCTCGGCGCGTCGTCGGGCGTCGACATCGTCGACTCGATCGAGTAG